ACTGATAAAAATTCTGGAAATTCATTTGATAATCTTTTGTACAAATCATCAGATATATATGGAATTATAGGTGCAGATATACGTAAAAATACTTCTAAACATTTTCTTAAGCTATATGTATGACTTATATGTGCATCTATGTCTTTGCTCTTATATCCCCATTTAGTTGCTTCCTATATAAAATAAGATctctaattatattttaaattatatttctccattagtaatttcaatttaataacCATGGTATTAccaaataaaaatcacaaaacTCATAATATAGGAATTGCTTCATTGATACAATAGCTTTATGGAAATCTCGTTGCATAAATGAATCACTGACTATATTTATCATTAGAGATAATCTGCTTAGAATCCATTGATCAATAATTGTCATATTTGTAGGTTCTTGATACACTTGTTCGCTTGTCATCAGTAAGACATATTTGCCTGCTTGCcaaatcttatttaaaaaaaatttgtttgtttGACACTCCATAATATCAAACTTGATATGTTGATCTATTTAAACAaagatatttatatgtattataattaaaactGTATAATAATAAGAGCAAATATTCTTAATTGATATGTACTAACTTTTAATATTGTGACTACATAATGTCATACGTAATGCGTCTGCACCATGTTCTGGTATACCATTAGGAAACTGTTTATTATTTGCATTTAACATTCGTTTTAAAACAGATTCACTAATTAAACCTGTATTATAACTTTCTTTCATTTGTGCAATCAGGTCCTATTTACAtcacaatatttaaaataaagaagaTACGTTTTTTTCGAATAAAACACCCATATTAATCCTTACATTTAAGGTAATACCGTTGATAATATTTTCTGGAGAAACAATATTTCCAGTTGTTTTAGACATTTTCTTTCCATAAGCATCACATACAAGACCATGCAGTAAAACTTCCTGAATGAACAATTGTTATTAAAATGTTAAATGAATcttataagattattatatatcaattatagattattatatattatatatcatatattattatatattaaaagaaatacgtGCCAAAGAATAGAAGATCTTACATTAAAAGGTATACAATTAGTCAATTCCAATCCTAGCATTACCATCCTTGCAAcccaaaagaaaagaatatcacTTCCTGTTTCCATTAATGTTAAAGGATAATATCTTTTAAAATCTTCTGTCTAAAAATATGTCTTCTAACATAATCATATCTTACTAATCatattattcaattattataGCTTTATACCTTCTTTGGCCATCCCATTACTGCAAACGGAAGTATTGCAGAAGAAAACCAAGTATCCAATACATCTTGatctttatataattttacatctgGTCCATATTTATTTTGTACAATAGTTTTTGCATCATTTTCAGTTCTACTAATTATCCATTCAGTTTTACCTTCAACTGTAAAATAATATGCAGGAATAGAATGTCCCCACCATATTTGTCTTGAAATACACCAATCTCtgaaagaaatatataattaagaaataaatgatattatcaatcttttctatatattgtttatatctttttttgtaCCTGTTATTATTGAGATAATCATACCACGATTTTTCATAAGTATTAGGTATTATTTTTAAATGTCCCTGTTCCACAGCTTGTAGTGCCTTCTGAGCCATACTTTCACATTTAATAAACCATTGTTCTTTGAGTAAGTATTCTATGACATCATGAGATCGTGAACACAATGGCACGTACATTTCGTGATCGCTAATACTTTTTAGAATACCTTTATTTGACAATTCGTTTAAAACTTTCTCTCGAGCAATAAATCTTGGCAAAccctaaaatttataataaaaaagttaCAATAAAGGAATTTACTATATTGAAACGAAGTTTGTAATAAatgcaattatttaaataaaaaataaatatactttAAATTGTTTGCCTATTCCTGTTATATTTCCATATTCATCAATAACTTCAATAATTTCTAATTGATGATTTATTGCAATCTGGTAATCTAAAGGATCATGCGCTGGTGTTATTTTTACTGCAcctaaaagaattatttttataacaatgtGCTATTCAGACTAATAAacgtttgaaataattaaaatgtaattaCCTGTGCCATATTGTCTATCAACTAAAGGATCAGAAATAACAGGGATGTATGTTTCTCTTAAAGTATGCCAAACTTGATGCCCAATATATTTTGTGTACCTTTCATCATCTGGATGAACAGCAATTGCTACATCTCCAAAAAGAGTCTCTGGTCTAGTAGTTGCTACTACTATCTCATGTTCtaagaaaacaaaaattgaaacaaATTTTCTTACAAATGGATTACATACAATATGGTAGtattatatttgaataattatacTTGAATCTTTCACTGGATAAGCTATATATGCTATTTCACCAAATGTAATCATTTTCTTGTATCCTGGAACTTTGAGCTGTGTCTTTTTAGTAATGTATAAACGTTCTACCTCAATATCCGATATTGTACTACGTAGAGTAGGAGACCAATTTATCAAATCTTTCTTCCTATATAATAAATTTCGATTGTTCAATATGACAAGTGCTTCTATCACAGCAACATTATGATCctgaaatttcaaatataaaagaatACTTTGCTTGTTTAACACTTCAGATACCTTTTATGGAAAAATTCCTATTATACCTTACTCATTGTAAAGTATTCTTTAGACCAATCTAAACTAGCACCCAAAGCTTCTAACTgagattttatattattttgtttttcatttttccactgCCAAACAAATGACAGGAACTGTTCTTTTCCTACATCTGACTTACTAATACCTTttactttaaaaagatatttttctatcatcaTTTGTGTTGCAATTCCAGCATGATCAAAACCTGGTATCCATATTACAGGATGTCCTTTCATTCTATACCTAAATGCAAATTACCTTCTGAATTGTTATTTGAtttaacatttaaataattaataactttTCTAAAGATACCATCTTGCTAATATATCTTGAATTGTAACAGTTAATGCATGTCCTAAATGCAATGTTCCAGTTATATTAGGAGGAGGTAAAAGCATTTTCAATGCtgctttttcattatttttaatagTAAAATGATTATTGTCTTTCCAAATCTGATACCATTCATGTTCAATTTTTTTACTATTAAAAGTTTTTGGAAAATCTAGAAAGAGGTATCataataataaactttataTAGACACTacttttttttaacattttggTGATCGAAAAATGTAAATACCTGATAACTGTTGAGTAGAGAACTTATTGCAGCAATATTTATTATAGGACTTGAAGCGTAATGAAGTATTACATTGTATGACtttcattatatattaaatatatgtcaTATATTTCTCCTTTTATTTTATGCGTTTAAAAAAACATAACCAATAATGCAAGTAACATCAAATTATTCATTCACTGTAATCATAAATGTTAATGGTTGTTATTAGTTAGATATAATTGGATTTATGTTTATTACAGAATAagatttattgtaaatttttatttaaaattcagatatttttatgttgttTTGAATTAATAGCTTTATATTACGTTGGCTGCCCTTAATAGTTTTCAGTAATATGATACTGttcattaatttctttttaacaaaTGAGCTATTATATTgtactattaaataaataatccttttttaaaaatggaaaattaactaatttttaattgttgaagcattatatattatgtacaaataattttctttcttattatgtttcttctacaaatttttataaaagatttaaattaaatttaaatgtacttatatacatgtttccttaaaataaaattt
Above is a genomic segment from Bombus vancouverensis nearcticus chromosome 1, iyBomVanc1_principal, whole genome shotgun sequence containing:
- the ValRS-m gene encoding valyl-tRNA synthetase, mitochondrial isoform X1: MKVIQCNTSLRFKSYNKYCCNKFSTQQLSDFPKTFNSKKIEHEWYQIWKDNNHFTIKNNEKAALKMLLPPPNITGTLHLGHALTVTIQDILARWYRMKGHPVIWIPGFDHAGIATQMMIEKYLFKVKGISKSDVGKEQFLSFVWQWKNEKQNNIKSQLEALGASLDWSKEYFTMSKDHNVAVIEALVILNNRNLLYRKKDLINWSPTLRSTISDIEVERLYITKKTQLKVPGYKKMITFGEIAYIAYPVKDSKHEIVVATTRPETLFGDVAIAVHPDDERYTKYIGHQVWHTLRETYIPVISDPLVDRQYGTGAVKITPAHDPLDYQIAINHQLEIIEVIDEYGNITGIGKQFKGLPRFIAREKVLNELSNKGILKSISDHEMYVPLCSRSHDVIEYLLKEQWFIKCESMAQKALQAVEQGHLKIIPNTYEKSWYDYLNNNRDWCISRQIWWGHSIPAYYFTVEGKTEWIISRTENDAKTIVQNKYGPDVKLYKDQDVLDTWFSSAILPFAVMGWPKKTEDFKRYYPLTLMETGSDILFFWVARMVMLGLELTNCIPFNEVLLHGLVCDAYGKKMSKTTGNIVSPENIINGITLNDLIAQMKESYNTGLISESVLKRMLNANNKQFPNGIPEHGADALRMTLCSHNIKNQHIKFDIMECQTNKFFLNKIWQAGKYVLLMTSEQVYQEPTNMTIIDQWILSRLSLMINIVSDSFMQRDFHKAIVSMKQFLYYEFCDFYLEATKWGYKSKDIDAHISHTYSLRKCLEVFLRISAPIIPYISDDLYKRLSNEFPEFLSVPSLMQAQYPVPQQYNEWRDVSLDEKINDVLNIILKIRSIIGNVSKKLNPEVHIVTSKFENLKFYNDVINLIKGGSKIFNIFIFLKDDYTEDKNSVFYNYSSDCTLFIITENSSILQQFKENILKDTIAQKN
- the ValRS-m gene encoding valyl-tRNA synthetase, mitochondrial isoform X2, which produces MKVIQCNTSLRFKSYNKYCCNKFSTQQLSDFPKTFNSKKIEHEWYQIWKDNNHFTIKNNEKAALKMLLPPPNITGTLHLGHALTVTIQDILARWYRMKGHPVIWIPGFDHAGIATQMMIEKYLFKVKGISKSDVGKEQFLSFVWQWKNEKQNNIKSQLEALGASLDWSKEYFTMSKDHNVAVIEALVILNNRNLLYRKKDLINWSPTLRSTISDIEVERLYITKKTQLKVPGYKKMITFGEIAYIAYPVKDSKHEIVVATTRPETLFGDVAIAVHPDDERYTKYIGHQVWHTLRETYIPVISDPLVDRQYGTGAVKITPAHDPLDYQIAINHQLEIIEVIDEYGNITGIGKQFKGLPRFIAREKVLNELSNKGILKSISDHEMYVPLCSRSHDVIEYLLKEQWFIKCESMAQKALQAVEQGHLKIIPNTYEKSWYDYLNNNRDWCISRQIWWGHSIPAYYFTVEGKTEWIISRTENDAKTIVQNKYGPDVKLYKDQDVLDTWFSSAILPFAVMGWPKKTEDFKRYYPLTLMETGSDILFFWVARMVMLGLELTNCIPFNEVLLHGLVCDAYGKKMSKTTGNIVSPENIINGITLNDLIAQMKESYNTGLISESVLKRMLNANNKQFPNGIPEHGADALRMTLCSHNIKNQHIKFDIMECQTNKFFLNKIWQAGKYVLLMTSEQVYQEPTNMTIIDQWILSRLSLMINIVSDSFMQRDFHKAIVSMKQFLYYEFCDFYLEATKWGYKSKDIDAHISHTYSLRKCLEVFLRISAPIIPYISDDLYKRLSNEFPEFLSVPSLMQAQYPVPQQYNEWRDVSLDEKINDVLNIILKIRSIIGNVSKKLNPEELFYFATI